The Macaca fascicularis isolate 582-1 chromosome 1, T2T-MFA8v1.1 genome includes a window with the following:
- the LOC102138926 gene encoding LOW QUALITY PROTEIN: PRAME family member 17 (The sequence of the model RefSeq protein was modified relative to this genomic sequence to represent the inferred CDS: substituted 1 base at 1 genomic stop codon), with the protein MSLQSPSRLLELAGQSLLRNRSLTIFTLDELPREVFPLMFMEAFSMRRCEALKLMVQAWPFLRLPLGSLMNTPHLETLRAALKGLDTLLAQKVRPRRWKLQALDLRDVDENFWTIWSGARALSCSPEAMSKRQTVEDCPRMGKRQPLKVFIDLCLKDSTLDECLSYLCGWVHYRSGLVHLCCSKVQNYSMPTSSFRNLLERIYPDSIQELEVRRKCSLNQTGKFAPYLSRMSNLHKLFLAFGYDGELYVSGLQQFIPDLDSPFLCLSYPQMLYIRKVSNIKEHLEHLLRCLKNPLEAFTFCHAYLTDRDMECLSQYPSLSQLXELRLIHILMWTTNLEPLGALLEKAAATLKTLVLEDCRIQDPQLRVVLPALSRCSQLTTFYFGGNETSANALKDLLRHTGGLSKLGLELYPAPLESLDNRGHVNWEILAPIRAELMRTLREVRQPKRIFFGPVPCPSCGSWPSETVDFHLCS; encoded by the exons ATGAGCCTCCAGTCCCCATCCAGACTCCTGGAGCTGGCAGGGCAGAGCCTGCTGAGGAACCGGTCCCTGACCATCTTCACCCTGGATGAGCTGCCCCGGGAGGTCTTCCCTCTGATGTTCATGGAGGCCTTCAGCATGAGACGCTGTGAGGCCCTGAAGCTGATGGTGCAGGCTTGGCCCTTCCTCCGCCTCCCTCTGGGATCCCTGATGAACACACCTCATCTGGAGACCTTGCGAGCTGCGCTGAAGGGACTTGATACGCTGCTGGCCCAGAAGGTCCGGCCCAG GAGGTGGAAACTTCAAGCGCTGGATTTGCGGGATGTTGATGAGAATTTCTGGACCATATGGTCTGGAGCCCGGGCCCTGTCCTGCTCCCCAGAGGCCATGAGTAAGAGGCAGACAGTGGAGGACTGTCCGAGGATGGGAAAGCGCCAGCCCTTGAAGGTGTTCATAGACCTCTGCCTAAAGGACAGTACACTGGACGAATGCCTGAGCTACCTCTGTGGGTGGGTCCACTACAGAAGCGGTCTCGTGCACCTGTGTTGTAGTAAGGTGCAGAATTACTCAATGCCCACTTCAAGTTTCAGAAATCTATTGGAAAGGATATACCCAGACAGTATCCAGGAGTTGGAAGTCAGGAGAAAGTGCTCTCTGAATCAAACAGGAAAGTTTGCCCCTTACCTGAGCCGGATGAGCAATCTTCACAAACTCTTTTTAGCCTTCGGTTATGATGGTGAGTTATACGTGAGCGGCCTCCAGCAGTTCATTCCTGACTTGGACTCTCCATTCCTCTGCCTGTCCTACCCCCAGATGCTTTATATAAGAAAGGTCAGCAATATCAAAGAGCACCTGGAGCACCTGCTCAG GTGTCTCAAGAACCCCTTGGAGGCCTTTACATTCTGTCATGCTTACCTAACTGATCGGGATATGGAGTGTCTGTCTCAGTACCCAAGCCTCAGTCAGCTATAGGAGCTGCGTCTGATTCATATCCTAATGTGGACCACCAATCTTGAGCCCCTTGGAGCTCTGCTAGAGAAAGCTGCTGCTACTCTCAAGACCCTCGTCTTAGAGGACTGTCGGATCCAGGACCCCCAACTCAGGGTCGTGTTGCCTGCCCTGAGCCGCTGCTCCCAGCTCACCACCTTTTACTTTGGTGGAAATGAGACCTCCGCAAATGCTCTGAAAGACCTGCTGCGTCACACAGGCGGGTTGAGCAAGTTAGGCCTGGAGTTGTATCCTGCCCCTCTGGAGAGTCTTGACAACAGGGGTCATGTCAACTGGGAGATCCTTGCCCCAATTCGGGCTGAGCTGATGCGGACGCTCAGGGAAGTCAGGCAGCCCAAGAGGATCTTTTTTGGTCCCGTTCCCTGCCCTTCCTGTGGCTCATGGCCATCTGAGACAGTGGACTTCCATCTTTGCTCCTAG
- the HNRNPCL1 gene encoding heterogeneous nuclear ribonucleoprotein C-like 1: MASNVTNKTDPHSVNSRVFIGNLNTLVVKKSDVEAIFSKYGRVAGCSVHKGFAFVQYAKEINARAAVAGEDGRMVAGQVVDINLAAEPKANQRKAGGKRSAAETSGSSFDSDYDFQRDYYGRMYSFPARIPPPPPVALAGGPSKRPRVSGSTSGRRTSGFGSKSGQRGSHKSGKLKGDDLQAIKQELTQIKEKVASLLQNLENIEKEQSKEGVEVTNATSEEEQSSSSVKKGEAHVKLESEGGADGSADERPLLDDADNEDRADEQLELIKDDEKEG, from the coding sequence ATGGCCAGCAACGTTACCAACAAGACAGATCCTCACTCCGTGAACTCCCGTGTGTTCATTGGGAATCTCAACACTCTCGTTGTCAAGAAATCTGATGTGGAGGCCATCTTTTCCAAGTATGGCAGAGTCGCGGGCTGCTCTGTTCATAAGGGCTTTGCCTTCGTTCAATACGCTAAGGAGATAAACGCCCGCGCCGCTGTGGCGGGAGAGGACGGCAGAATGGTTGCCGGCCAGGTTGTGGATATAAACCTGGCTGCGGAGCCAAAAGCGAACCAGCGAAAAGCAGGCGGGAAACGATCAGCAGCGGAGACGTCCGGCTCCTCCTTTGACTCGGACTATGACTTCCAACGGGATTATTACGGTCGGATGTACAGTTTCCCAGCACggatccctcctcctcctcctgttgctctggctggagggCCCTCGAAACGTCCGCGCGTGTCAGGAAGCACCTCAGGAAGGCGCACAAGTGGCTTCGGTTCCAAGAGTGGACAGAGGGGATCTCACAAGTCTGGAAAGTTGAAAGGAGATGACCTTCAGGCCATCAAGCAGGAGTTGACCCAGATAAAAGAGAAAGTGGCTTCTCTCCTGCAAAACCTGGAAAACATTGAAAAGGAACAGAGCAAAGAAGGAGTAGAGGTGACGAACGCTACGTCAGAAGAGGAGCAGAGCAGCAGCTCCGTGAAGAAAGGGGAGGCTCACGTGAAGCTGGAGTCTGAGGGGGGCGCAGATGGCTCTGCTGACGAGCGGCCCCTACTGGACGATGCTGATAATGAAGATCGGGCGGATGAGCAGCTGGAGTTGATCAAGGATGATGAAAAagagggctga
- the LOC102139296 gene encoding PRAME family member 6 has product MSVRTPPRLLELAGRSLLRDQALTMSTLEELPTELFPPLFMEAFSRRHCEALKLMVQAWPFRRLPLRPLIKIVCLETFQAVLDGLDALLTQGVRLRRWKLQVLDLQDVSENFWMVWSESMACGCFPNAMRNRKPVQDCPRMREQQLLTVFIDLWLKTRTLDEYLTCLLLWVKQREGLLHLCCKKLRILGMPFHNIRNILKMVNLDCIQEVEVNCSWILPILTQFTPYLGQMRNLQRLHLSHVDVSHYVSTKQKEFVTQFTSEFLKLHYLQELYMNSVSFLAGHLDQLLSCLKTPLKILAITNCVLLESDLRHLSQCPSVSQLKTLDLRGIRLANLCLVPLQVLLGKVAGTLEYLGLDDCGIVDSQVSTILPALSRCFELTTFSFCGNPISMATLENLLCHTIILNNLCLELYPAPRDSYDAGGTLCWRRFAQLRAELMGRVRDLRHPKRILFCTDYCADCGNRTFYGLEVDQCCC; this is encoded by the exons ATGAGCGTCCGGACTCCACCCAGACTCCTGGAGCTGGCGGGGCGGAGCCTGCTGAGGGACCAGGCCTTGACCATGTCCACCCTGGAGGAGCTGCCCACGGAACTTTTTCCCCCCCTGTTCATGGAGGCCTTCAGCAGGAGACACTGTGAGGCCCTGAAGCTGATGGTGCAGGCCTGGCCCTTCCGCCGCCTCCCTTTGAGGCCTCTGATAAAGATTGTTTGTCTGGAGACCTTCCAAGCTGTGCTTGATGGACTTGATGCACTGCTTACCCAGGGGGTTCGTCTCAG GCGGTGGAAGCTtcaagtgctggatttacaggatGTCAGTGAGAACTTCTGGATGGTTTGGTCTGAATCCATGGCCTGTGGGTGCTTTCCCAATGCcatgaggaacagaaaaccagtgCAGGACTGTCCAAGAATGAGAGAACAGCAGCTCTTGACTGTGTTCATAGACCTTTGGCTCAAGACCAGGACTCTGGATGAATACCTCACCTGCCTCCTTCTGTGGGTCAAGCAGAGAGAAGGTTTACTACACCTGTGCTGTAAGAAGCTGAGAATTTTGGGAATGCCCTTCCACAATATCAGAAACATCCTGAAAATGGTGAACCTGGACTgtatccaggaggtggaagtgaATTGCAGTTGGATACTGCCCATCCTGACACAGTTTACCCCATACCTGGGCCAGATGAGGAATCTTCAGAGGCTCCATCTCTCCCACGTGGACGTCTCTCACTATGTTTCCACAAAGCAGAAGGAGTTTGTTACCCAGTTCACCTCTGAGTTCCTCAAGCTGCACTACCTCCAAGAGCTTTATATGAACTCTGTTTCTTTCCTTGCAGGCCACCTGGACCAGCTGCTCAG CTGTCTGAAGACCCCGTTAAAGATCCTCGCAATAACTAACTGTGTGCTTTTGGAATCTGACTTGAGGCATCTGTCCCAGTGCCCGAGTGTCAGTCAGCTAAAGACCCTGGACCTGAGGGGCATCAGACTGGCCAATTTATGTCTTGTGCCTCTCCAAGTTCTGCTAGGAAAAGTTGCAGGCACCCTTGAGTACCTGGGCTTAGATGACTGTGGCATCGTAGACTCCCAAGTCAGCACCATCCTGCCTGCCCTGAGCCGCTGCTTTGAGCTCACCACCTTCAGCTTCTGTGGAAATCCCATCTCCATGGCCACCCTGGAGAACCTGCTGTGCCACACAATCATACTCAACAACTTATGCCTGGAGCTGTATCCTGCCCCGCGGGACAGTTATGATGCTGGTGGTACTCTCTGCTGGCGCAGATTTGCCCAACTTCGGGCTGAGCTGATGGGGAGAGTGAGGGACTTACGGCACCCCAAGAGGATCTTGTTCTGTACTGACTACTGCGCTGACTGTGGCAACAGGACATTTTATGGCCTGGAGGTAGATCAGTGCTGCTGTTGA